One Luoshenia tenuis DNA window includes the following coding sequences:
- a CDS encoding 5-deoxy-glucuronate isomerase, with protein sequence MNGNEVFGYPQYDANGVRVITRTTGAYSHAMMNITSYWMKAGDTRSFCFPDEEMAVLLVSGSVEIAWEGKKETASRKSWHEEDLSCLHVCKDTAVLVKALSDSEVLVQTTENDRAFDSKFYRIEDCMVNMSGVGLCGETNIRRVVTVFDYHTAPYSNMVLGEVMSNQGNWSAYIPHHHPQPEVYYYHFDHPQGFGACFIGDDVFKIKDGSFSAIPGGKTHPQVTAPGYKMYTCWMIRHFDGNPWTDRIDDEAHTWLYDAKF encoded by the coding sequence ATGAACGGCAACGAAGTTTTTGGCTATCCGCAGTATGACGCAAACGGCGTGCGGGTGATCACCCGTACCACCGGCGCGTACAGCCACGCGATGATGAACATCACATCCTACTGGATGAAGGCGGGGGATACCCGCAGCTTTTGCTTCCCGGATGAGGAGATGGCCGTGCTGCTGGTGAGCGGCAGCGTGGAGATCGCCTGGGAGGGCAAAAAGGAGACCGCCAGCCGCAAAAGCTGGCATGAGGAGGACTTAAGCTGCCTGCACGTGTGCAAGGATACGGCGGTACTGGTCAAGGCGCTTAGCGACAGCGAAGTGCTGGTGCAGACCACGGAAAACGACCGCGCGTTTGACAGCAAGTTTTACCGCATTGAGGATTGCATGGTCAACATGTCCGGCGTAGGCCTGTGCGGAGAGACCAATATCCGCAGGGTGGTCACGGTGTTCGACTATCATACCGCGCCCTACTCCAACATGGTGCTGGGCGAGGTGATGAGCAACCAGGGCAACTGGTCGGCCTACATCCCGCACCATCATCCCCAGCCCGAGGTTTACTATTACCACTTTGACCATCCCCAGGGTTTTGGCGCCTGCTTTATCGGCGACGACGTATTTAAGATCAAGGACGGCAGCTTTTCCGCTATTCCCGGGGGCAAGACCCATCCGCAGGTCACCGCGCCCGGGTATAAGATGTACACCTGCTGGATGATCCGCCACTTTGACGGCAACCCCTGGACGGACCGGATCGACGACGAGGCCCATACCTGGCTATACGATGCGAAATTCTGA